A DNA window from Ornithodoros turicata isolate Travis chromosome 10, ASM3712646v1, whole genome shotgun sequence contains the following coding sequences:
- the LOC135370779 gene encoding putative RNA polymerase II subunit B1 CTD phosphatase RPAP2 isoform X1 yields the protein MSPSAVAKADKCSSSERREAARRTIQRREACRKAAAKIVEQMLQDDVSHEWFLDACRSLSQQDYEDAVEERAIVLQCGYPICKNKISRVLQLNRARVPPQKYHICAKTNRVFDITSRKRYCSDSCYHASVFLKKQLYEGPLWLRDETEAPAKYELLEKEKHRGSHGEEVDFGWRRLSKEEVEILNKSEKSKEYLKPDAAKVSPYMTEGAIQKLAARVECLSVSEAADTSSSARKLAAGHTQPRQEDKPSKSETPKAEPSTSPRVLPEQKPELSTSSVHHSKSPTGLCETSNSGSFNSWMKALESEHQKIMPQSSQAQPELSPLENAEKTLHNWITIETLTLLLGKKAVDRMKASNPSLGMSCEAERRADHFRTLYARICRKLDREEAEEEQYFSKVLDSDDDDDDSKVQAVPTATVPSMTELKRDADQAQLRVYGFYAGQLDTADDETGAEESGGEKKNTTKKTAKKVEKKKLKSKVPEIPRDVKDPILPVVDSHAQNLLRCRILLDRIQKVLPDILDLIDVELAQVSSDLRDLVSSFRLTAENVIFKMQACKVIALCLVLMLSKQNEALQTALQDRRQRSLLEPFLDDIGITLTDAEHLVERLLSFPNIP from the exons ATGTCGCCCAGTGCAGTTGCGAAAGCGGACAAGTGCAGCAGCTCTGAAAG ACGAGAGGCAGCCAGGAGAACGATTCAAAGACGAGAAGCATGCAGAAAGGCGGCTGCTAAAATTGTGGAGCAAATGCTGCAAGATGATGTGTCGCACGAATGGTTCTTGGATGCA TGTCGCAGCTTGTCTCAGCAGGATTACGAGGATGCCGTTGAGGAAAGGGCCATCGTTCTGCAATGTGGATACCCCATTTGCAAAAACAAGATCTCACGG GTATTACAGTTGAACCGTGCGCGT GTGCCCCCTCAGAAGTACCACATCTGTGCCAAAACTAACAGGGTCTTCGACATTACGTCGAGAAAG CGTTACTGCAGTGATAGTTGCTACCACGCTTCTGTGTTTCTCAAGAAGCAGCTCTACGAAGGCCCTCTTTGGCTTAGAGATGAGACGGAGGCACCAGCGAAATATGAGCTCTTGGAGAAAGAGAAACACAG AGGAAGTCACGGCGAAGAGGTAGACTTTGGATGGCGTCGACTAAGTAAAGAAGAGGTGGAGATTCTGAACAAGTCAGAGAAATCCAAGGAATACCTGAAACCTGACGCCGCCAAAGTTTCTCCGTACATGACCGAAGGAGCCATTCAGAAGCTTGCAGCACGCGTGGAATGTCTCAGTGTTTCCGAGGCAGCCGACACATCAAGCTCAGCAAG GAAACTAGCAGCAGGACATACGCAACCACGTCAAGAAG ATAAGCCTTCAAAAAGTGAGACCCCTAAAGCTGAGCCGTCAACATCACCAAGAGTGCTTCCTGAACAGAAGCCAGAACTTTCCACATCCTCAGTTCATCATTCCAAGTCACCTACGGGTTTATGTGAAACGTCCAATTCGGGAAGCTTCAATTCCTGGATGAAAGCACTGGAAAGTGAACACCAGAAGATCATGCCACAGTCCTCACAAGCCCAACCTGAACTTTCTCCACTAGAAAACGCAGAGAAGACACTCCACAATTGGATAACAATAGAGACGCTGACCCTTCTGTTGGGCAAAAAGGCTGTTGACCGGATGAAGGCTTCGAACCCTAGTTTAGGGATGTCTTGTGAGGCCGAGAGAAGAGCTGACCATTTCCGAACCCTGTATGCTAGGATTTGCAGAAAGCTCGACAGAGAAGAAGCCGAAGAAGAGCAGTACTTCAGTAAGGTGCTAGATTctgacgatgacgacgacgatagCAAGGTGCAAGCAGTGCCAACAGCCACTGTTCCTTCGATGACAGAATTGAAGCGCGATGCTGACCAAGCACAGCTGAGAGTGTACGGCTTCTATGCGGGGCAGTTGGACACAGCTGATGACGAAACGGGTGCAGAAGAGAGTGGAGGTGAGAAAAAGAACACGACAAAGAAGACAGCGAAGAAGGTTGAGAAGAAAAAGCTAAAAAGTAAA GTTCCTGAGATTCCACGTGACGTAAAGGATCCTATATTGCCTGTGGTAGACAGCCATGCTCAGAATTTGCTCAGGTGCAGGATTCTGCTTGACAGAATACAAAAAGT GCTCCCGGATATCCTGGACCTCATTGACGTAGAGCTGGCACAAGTATCGTCTGACCTCAGAGACCTTGTCTCATCATTTAG GTTAACTGCTGAAAACGTCATATTCAAGATGCAGGCATGCAAGGTGATTGCTCTCTGCCTTGTACTCAT
- the LOC135370779 gene encoding putative RNA polymerase II subunit B1 CTD phosphatase RPAP2 isoform X2: protein MSPSAVAKADKCSSSERREAARRTIQRREACRKAAAKIVEQMLQDDVSHEWFLDACRSLSQQDYEDAVEERAIVLQCGYPICKNKISRVPPQKYHICAKTNRVFDITSRKRYCSDSCYHASVFLKKQLYEGPLWLRDETEAPAKYELLEKEKHRGSHGEEVDFGWRRLSKEEVEILNKSEKSKEYLKPDAAKVSPYMTEGAIQKLAARVECLSVSEAADTSSSARKLAAGHTQPRQEDKPSKSETPKAEPSTSPRVLPEQKPELSTSSVHHSKSPTGLCETSNSGSFNSWMKALESEHQKIMPQSSQAQPELSPLENAEKTLHNWITIETLTLLLGKKAVDRMKASNPSLGMSCEAERRADHFRTLYARICRKLDREEAEEEQYFSKVLDSDDDDDDSKVQAVPTATVPSMTELKRDADQAQLRVYGFYAGQLDTADDETGAEESGGEKKNTTKKTAKKVEKKKLKSKVPEIPRDVKDPILPVVDSHAQNLLRCRILLDRIQKVLPDILDLIDVELAQVSSDLRDLVSSFRLTAENVIFKMQACKVIALCLVLMLSKQNEALQTALQDRRQRSLLEPFLDDIGITLTDAEHLVERLLSFPNIP, encoded by the exons ATGTCGCCCAGTGCAGTTGCGAAAGCGGACAAGTGCAGCAGCTCTGAAAG ACGAGAGGCAGCCAGGAGAACGATTCAAAGACGAGAAGCATGCAGAAAGGCGGCTGCTAAAATTGTGGAGCAAATGCTGCAAGATGATGTGTCGCACGAATGGTTCTTGGATGCA TGTCGCAGCTTGTCTCAGCAGGATTACGAGGATGCCGTTGAGGAAAGGGCCATCGTTCTGCAATGTGGATACCCCATTTGCAAAAACAAGATCTCACGG GTGCCCCCTCAGAAGTACCACATCTGTGCCAAAACTAACAGGGTCTTCGACATTACGTCGAGAAAG CGTTACTGCAGTGATAGTTGCTACCACGCTTCTGTGTTTCTCAAGAAGCAGCTCTACGAAGGCCCTCTTTGGCTTAGAGATGAGACGGAGGCACCAGCGAAATATGAGCTCTTGGAGAAAGAGAAACACAG AGGAAGTCACGGCGAAGAGGTAGACTTTGGATGGCGTCGACTAAGTAAAGAAGAGGTGGAGATTCTGAACAAGTCAGAGAAATCCAAGGAATACCTGAAACCTGACGCCGCCAAAGTTTCTCCGTACATGACCGAAGGAGCCATTCAGAAGCTTGCAGCACGCGTGGAATGTCTCAGTGTTTCCGAGGCAGCCGACACATCAAGCTCAGCAAG GAAACTAGCAGCAGGACATACGCAACCACGTCAAGAAG ATAAGCCTTCAAAAAGTGAGACCCCTAAAGCTGAGCCGTCAACATCACCAAGAGTGCTTCCTGAACAGAAGCCAGAACTTTCCACATCCTCAGTTCATCATTCCAAGTCACCTACGGGTTTATGTGAAACGTCCAATTCGGGAAGCTTCAATTCCTGGATGAAAGCACTGGAAAGTGAACACCAGAAGATCATGCCACAGTCCTCACAAGCCCAACCTGAACTTTCTCCACTAGAAAACGCAGAGAAGACACTCCACAATTGGATAACAATAGAGACGCTGACCCTTCTGTTGGGCAAAAAGGCTGTTGACCGGATGAAGGCTTCGAACCCTAGTTTAGGGATGTCTTGTGAGGCCGAGAGAAGAGCTGACCATTTCCGAACCCTGTATGCTAGGATTTGCAGAAAGCTCGACAGAGAAGAAGCCGAAGAAGAGCAGTACTTCAGTAAGGTGCTAGATTctgacgatgacgacgacgatagCAAGGTGCAAGCAGTGCCAACAGCCACTGTTCCTTCGATGACAGAATTGAAGCGCGATGCTGACCAAGCACAGCTGAGAGTGTACGGCTTCTATGCGGGGCAGTTGGACACAGCTGATGACGAAACGGGTGCAGAAGAGAGTGGAGGTGAGAAAAAGAACACGACAAAGAAGACAGCGAAGAAGGTTGAGAAGAAAAAGCTAAAAAGTAAA GTTCCTGAGATTCCACGTGACGTAAAGGATCCTATATTGCCTGTGGTAGACAGCCATGCTCAGAATTTGCTCAGGTGCAGGATTCTGCTTGACAGAATACAAAAAGT GCTCCCGGATATCCTGGACCTCATTGACGTAGAGCTGGCACAAGTATCGTCTGACCTCAGAGACCTTGTCTCATCATTTAG GTTAACTGCTGAAAACGTCATATTCAAGATGCAGGCATGCAAGGTGATTGCTCTCTGCCTTGTACTCAT